From one Mytilus edulis chromosome 1, xbMytEdul2.2, whole genome shotgun sequence genomic stretch:
- the LOC139486465 gene encoding uncharacterized protein: MHLHVKKYQHLNFRYVIAFLCLLVELGIFRKVKLSFLMKGHTHEDIDQLFSRFSVWLNKNNALSMEELIKGFEDSFTPNPIGVEQSMVYNFSEWIMKYISPMRKHSQPHVFKIFKVDRKAKIVCKQWTTDKVYKECVGSMEYLINEIPKDAPEAICPIYNELDKVKDSITLAKPFLTSRQQTQWQNFFKDKEEEEFDFKAESNFKLLELSEYVKQKRLEKSRNYQPVTIPQIVTDDKDMEPVVIGKLTASKKSNNITSLALEVGQMVLVDIEKYADEWPQVGQILEIAAGLVKIHWYKGSKTGPWCPCTIPVPGKRGKRMPWIEEIRAEEIWNNNFNLTNKNCLTKQIRYAIDNYDN, translated from the exons ATGCATCTccatgttaaaaaatatcaacatttaaatTTCAGATATGTAATAGCATTTTTGTGTCTACTAGTTGAACTGGGCATTTTCAGAAAAGTCAAGTTAAGTTTCCTGATGAAGGGTCATACCCATGAAGATATTGACCAATTATTCTCCAG GTTCTCAGTTTGGCTCAATAAGAATAATGCCCTTTCCATGGAGGAGTTAATCAAAGGATTTGAAGATTCTTTTACTCCAAATCCTATTGGAGTAGAACAATCTATGGTTTATAACTTCAGTGAATGGATCATGAAATATATCAGTCCAATGAGAAAACATTCACAGCCAcatgtgtttaaaatatttaaagtagaCAGAAAGGCCAAAATAGTATGCAAACAATGGACAACAGACAAG GTTTATAAAGAATGTGTTGGGTCAATGGAGTACTTAATCAATGAAATCCCAAAAGATGCACCCGAGGCAATTTGTCCAATTTATAATGAATTGGACAAAGTAAAAGATTCCATAACTCTTGCAAAACCATTTCTGACCTCCAGACAGCAAACACAGTGGCAAAATTTTTTCAAAGATAAAGAGGAAGAAG AATTTGACTTCAAGGCAGAGTCCAACTTTAAACTTTTAGAATTATCTGAGTATGTGAAGCAGAAAAGACttgaaaaatcaagaaattacCAGCCAGTTACAATTCCACAAATAGTTACTGATGATAAAGATATGGAACCA gtgGTAATTGGAAAACTAACAGCAAGTAAAAAATCTAACAATATCACATCACTAGCACTAGAGGTTGGGCAAATGGTGCTAGTGGATATTGAAAAATATGCTGATGAGTGGCCACAGGTTGGACAAATACTAGAAATTGCAGCTGGATTGGTTAAGATTCACTGGTACAAAGGCAGCAAGACAGGACCTTGGTGTCCATGTACCATTCCTGTACCAGGAAAACGAGGAAAAAGAATGCCATGGATTGAAGAGATAAGGGCAGAAGAAATATGGAATAATAATTTTAACTTAACCAACAAAAACTGTTTGACAAAGCAAATTAGatatgccattgacaattatgacaattaa
- the LOC139486475 gene encoding uncharacterized protein isoform X1, with translation MQNLAKEAYLDEIRNVQIHLYFGLNEQEAMTVSNSHNGTQAYLKPTFQDTVYQALKLKEANKTSLPASVAQMLSEIEMKEVAKESVGTIVSVANYGQVNMKLYNLLVTKFQQKNGSFKSIPQNLFKELQGIKDEDRTSFLQDALDKSIEVSLRKVKLAKKRKKLEECMMKITKCKTPNSCKEIYPDHWDGIDRFIGLEITKNVIPAVFVEYCQEASETADLDDCVLKDFNPEIKFTVTLNGKDITQICNIETIMNTYKKKAFLKLVKKQNEILKAVDESICTEKDDTMTISNDSGFSDTSIDISDSAFIQDESLTDSLTDLLNESNAETQPPENCTSQDLFSN, from the exons ATGCAAAATCTGGCAAAGGAAGCCTATCTGGATGAAATTAG AAATGTACAGATCCATCTCTACTTTGGATTGAATGAACAAGAGGCAATGACTGTTTCAAATAGTCACAATGGCACACAAGCTTATCTCAAACCAACATTTCAG GACACTGTTTACCAGGCTTTAAAACTAAAAGAAGCAAACAAAACATCTCTTCCAGCAAGTGTGGCACAGATGCTTTCTGAAATAGAAATGAAG GAAGTTGCAAAGGAAAGTGTTGGCACCATTGTCAGTGTGGCAAACTATGGACAAGTTAACATGAAATTGTATAATTTGCTTGTCACAAAATTTCAACAGAAAAATGGAAGTTTTAAAAGCATCCCTCAGAAT CTATTCAAAGAACTTCAAGGCATCAAAGATGAAGACAGGACATCTTTTCTTCAAGATGCCCTTGACAAGTCAATTGAAGTGTCACTTAGAAAAGTTAAACttgcaaagaaaagaaaaaaattagagGAGTGTatgatgaaaataacaaaatgtaaaactcCAAATTCGTGTAAAGAGATATATCCAGACCATTGGGATGGAATTGACAGATTTATAG GATTGGAAATAACAAAGAATGTGATTCCTGCAGTATTTGTAGAATATTGCCAGGAAGCATCTGAAACTGCTGATTTGGATGATTGTGTGCTGAAGGATTTTAATCCTGAAATTAAATTCACAGTGACTTTAAATGGAAAAGATATAACACAAATTTGTAACATTGAAACAATCatgaatacatataaaaaaaaggctTTCTTGAAattagtaaaaaaacaaaatgaaatacttaAGGCTGTTGATGAATCCATATGTACTGAAAAAGATGACACCATGACCATCAGTAACGACTCGGGTTTTTCTGATACAAGTATTGATATAAGTGACAGCGCTTTTATTCAAGATGAATCTCTTACAGATTCACTCACTGATTTGTTGAATGAAAGTAATGCTGAAACACAGCCGCCAGAAAACTGTACATCACAAGACTTATTCAGCAATtga
- the LOC139486475 gene encoding uncharacterized protein isoform X2 produces the protein MQNLAKEAYLDEIRNVQIHLYFGLNEQEAMTVSNSHNGTQAYLKPTFQDTVYQALKLKEANKTSLPASVAQMLSEIEMKLFKELQGIKDEDRTSFLQDALDKSIEVSLRKVKLAKKRKKLEECMMKITKCKTPNSCKEIYPDHWDGIDRFIGLEITKNVIPAVFVEYCQEASETADLDDCVLKDFNPEIKFTVTLNGKDITQICNIETIMNTYKKKAFLKLVKKQNEILKAVDESICTEKDDTMTISNDSGFSDTSIDISDSAFIQDESLTDSLTDLLNESNAETQPPENCTSQDLFSN, from the exons ATGCAAAATCTGGCAAAGGAAGCCTATCTGGATGAAATTAG AAATGTACAGATCCATCTCTACTTTGGATTGAATGAACAAGAGGCAATGACTGTTTCAAATAGTCACAATGGCACACAAGCTTATCTCAAACCAACATTTCAG GACACTGTTTACCAGGCTTTAAAACTAAAAGAAGCAAACAAAACATCTCTTCCAGCAAGTGTGGCACAGATGCTTTCTGAAATAGAAATGAAG CTATTCAAAGAACTTCAAGGCATCAAAGATGAAGACAGGACATCTTTTCTTCAAGATGCCCTTGACAAGTCAATTGAAGTGTCACTTAGAAAAGTTAAACttgcaaagaaaagaaaaaaattagagGAGTGTatgatgaaaataacaaaatgtaaaactcCAAATTCGTGTAAAGAGATATATCCAGACCATTGGGATGGAATTGACAGATTTATAG GATTGGAAATAACAAAGAATGTGATTCCTGCAGTATTTGTAGAATATTGCCAGGAAGCATCTGAAACTGCTGATTTGGATGATTGTGTGCTGAAGGATTTTAATCCTGAAATTAAATTCACAGTGACTTTAAATGGAAAAGATATAACACAAATTTGTAACATTGAAACAATCatgaatacatataaaaaaaaggctTTCTTGAAattagtaaaaaaacaaaatgaaatacttaAGGCTGTTGATGAATCCATATGTACTGAAAAAGATGACACCATGACCATCAGTAACGACTCGGGTTTTTCTGATACAAGTATTGATATAAGTGACAGCGCTTTTATTCAAGATGAATCTCTTACAGATTCACTCACTGATTTGTTGAATGAAAGTAATGCTGAAACACAGCCGCCAGAAAACTGTACATCACAAGACTTATTCAGCAATtga